In Nicotiana tabacum cultivar K326 chromosome 17, ASM71507v2, whole genome shotgun sequence, one DNA window encodes the following:
- the LOC107781755 gene encoding uncharacterized protein LOC107781755, whose product MSATAHEYEFVRIQTYVLKVQIHCHGCMRKVKKLLKRIEGVYQVKMDVEEQVVIVYGNVEAATLIKKLNKSGKHAELLSENPLENQEIQLLYNRFNDNNNHQNQGALNWCDYEKTQNPELLNWLNNIKHQNQMHSSYNSLGTSKMKPMFAPTERGFDHWGNNEFLDRSIGIGSLTGETNQNLYALGNMDYPYFSQEENITNNADFGITSPFENLQSIQAGRRNSIVDFQGLRSTNPSFAPNQGLKNVNSHFADLKSKGLGLENLHTARGDYGYQPRQFSEMNDMQAYRYN is encoded by the exons ATGTCTGCAACTGCCCATGAATATGAGTTTGTGAGAATTCAG ACTTACGTTCTTAAAGTTCAGATACATTGTCATGGGTGCATGCGGAAGGTGAAGAAACTGCTTAAAAGAATTGAAG GGGTTTATCAAGTGAAAATGGATGTCGAAGAACAAGTGGTCATAGTATATGGTAATGTGGAAGCTGCAACACTGATCAAGAAACTAAACAAATCAGGGAAACATGCAGAGCTTTTATCAGAGAACCCATTAGAAAACCAAGAAATACAACTACTCTATAACAGGTTCAATGATAACAACAATCACCAAAACCAGGGAGCTCTAAACTGGTGTGACTATGAGAAGACTCAGAACCCGGAACTCCTTAACTGGCTCAATAATATCAAGCACCAAAACCAAATGCACAGCTCATACAATTCTCTTGGAACCTCCAAGATGAAGCCTATGTTTGCCCCTACTGAACGAGGCTTCGATCACTGGGGCAACAATGAGTTTCTGGACCGGAGTATCGGCATTGGCTCCCTCACAGGTGAAACAAACCAAAACTTGTATGCACTAGGAAACATGGATTATCCATATTTTAGTCAGGAGGAAAACATCACTAACAATGCAGATTTTGGAATAACTTCCCCATTTGAAAATCTGCAAAGTATACAAGCTGGTAGAAGAAATTCAATAGTTGATTTTCAAGGTCTCCGAAGCACTAATCCTAGTTTTGCTCCAAACCAAGGTCTCAAAAATGTAAATTCCCATTTTGCTGATTTGAAAAGCAAAGGACTAGGACTAGAGAACTTACATACTGCTCGGGGGGATTATGGATATCAACCAAGGCAATTCAGTGAGATGAATGACATGCAGGCTTACCGTTACAATTAA